A region of the Salinisphaera sp. T31B1 genome:
CAGGACGGCGCGGCGCAGCTGGCCGCCGTGCTGGTCGGCGCGCGCGACGGTGATCGGGTCCTGGATGCCTGTGCGGCGCCGGGCAACAAGAGCGCGCATCTGCTGGAGCGGGCCGATATCGATCTGTTGGCGCTGGATATCGACGCCCAACGGCTGGCTACGCTCAACCAGACGCTTGCCCGGATCGGGCATACCGCCAAGGTCGAGACGGCCGACGCCGCCCGGCCCGAGGTCTGGTGGAATGGCCGTGCTTTCGATCGCATCCTGCTGGATGCGCCGTGCAGCGGCACCGGCGTGATCCGTCGCCATCCCGATATCAAATGGCTGCGTCGGCCGGCAGATATCGCCGCGGCCGCCGAGCGCCAGCTCGCTCTGCTGGAGGCAATGTGGCCCACACTCGCGCCGGGCGGCCGGCTGGTCTATGCGACCTGTTCGATTTTGCGTGCCGAAGGCGTCGATGTGGTCGATACATTTCTCGCGCGTACGGCCGATGCGCACGAGCACGTCATCGATGCGCGCTGGGGGTTTGCCGAACGCTACGGGCGACGCATCGCGCCTGGCATGCACGGCTTCGACGGGTTTTATTACGCCGTACTCGAACGTGGCTCGGCTTGACGGGCGCCGGTATTACGTAGCATTACGGAGTTGAATCGATTGCGCACAACCGCACGCTTGGTCGGGTACTGATTCATCGACCGAACTGGAGTTGTGATGAGCGACGAACTCAAAGGCAAGAAGATTGCATTCTTGGCCACGAACGGTTTCGAGTACTCCGAGCTGACTCAGCCGTGGGACGAAATCAAGGCCGCAGGCGCTGATGTCGAACTGATCTCGCTCGAATCCGGCAAGATTCAGGGCGAAAGCGGCGGCGAGCCGAAGGGCGATCCGAAACCGGTCGACAAGACCGTCGATCAGGTCTCGGCCGGCGACTACAACGCACTGGTGCTGCCGGGCGGCCTGGCCAATCCGGATACGCTGCGTACCAACGACAAGGCCGTATCCTTCGTGCGCGATTTCTTCGCCCAGCACAAGCCGGTCGGGGCCATCTGCCACGCGCCGTGGGTGCTGATCGAGGCGGATGTGGTCAACGGCCGCACGCTCACGTCGTTTCCCTCGGTACAGACCGATCTGAAAAACGCTGGTGCAACCTGGGTCGACCGCGAGGTCGTCTGCGACGAGGCGCTGGTGACCAGCCGTACCCCCGATGATCTCGACGCGTTCTGCGCCAAGATGATCGAAGAGATCGCCGAAGGCAAGCACGAAGAACAGACCACCTGATACCGTATAGGCGTCCAGCGGCGGCAGGGACCAGGGCCAGATGCGTTGGCGCCTGGAAACTGCCCGCTATATGTCGATCCGGCTCTCGTTGCAATGAGGGCCGGATTTTTTTTGCCCGGTCGCCCGGTCTCACACCGTCCGGCGATGCACGCCAGCCGGACGCGTCGCAGCAACGCCCGGGCCGTCGGATCTGCCACGGGTACGCGCTACGCGCCGATGCCTCCGTTCTGGTGCCGGGTGTGACGACGCACACCCGCCGGCCGAAGCCCGCCGGGGTTGAGCCTGGGTCGGCGCGGGCTCCTGGCCGGACCGTTCGTGGCATGCCGTGCGCCAGCACGTCGACCGCAGGGTAAGCGAAGACGGGATGCGACAGCGCCCGGCCCGGCGTCGCGATCGCTCGACATTCAGCTAGCGGACATGGGCCGGGTCTGGGACGGTCCTAGAACGGACGTTCGATCCGAACGCCACGGAATCGATTCCAGGGGATCGGCGAGGGGCCCGAGGTGCCGGCACCGGCCGTACGTCGTGGCGTATTTGGCTCGCGTCGATCGGGACTCGCCGCGGAGTTCAGTCGTCCAGGGCGTAATCGATGGTCGTGACTACGCGCACTTTCTTGACGTCGGGCGTATAGCTGTCCAGATCCTCGATCGAGAAATAGCCCTGCGTCGCGCTGCGTATCTGGCCGACATCGCTACCGGAGTCCTCGGCGAATTGCCGCGCGGCGGCTCGGGCATCGGCCGTGGCGGCGGCGATCATGTCGGGCTTGATGGCTTCCAGTCCGGTGAACAGGAACTCGGTACGGTAGTTGTAGTTGGGCGACAGCAGCACGCCCTGTGCGATCAGTGAACCCACCCGCGGCATGGCGTTCTTGACGGCGGAGATCTTGGCGGTGCGCACGAGCACGGTGGCTTCGGCCGAATAGCGATCTTCCGGGCGCTGATTACCGTAGTTGTTGGCGTACTGGTCGGTGACCTGAGGGGAGGTCAGACTCACTTCCTGGGCATCGAAACCAGCGTCTCGAAGGAACGCCCGAATGACCGCTGCCTGGGTATCGACCTGTCGCTGGACGCTGTTCAGGTCGTTGCCGGTCACGGTGAAGTGCAACGGCCAGAGTGCGAGATCGGCCGGTACCTGACGTTCGGCCAGGCCCTTGACGGTGACCGTGCGGTCGGCCGATTTCCAGCTCACCGCCGCGCTGTTGAGATAGCTGCCGCCCAGCACCAGGCCGACGGCGACGAACAGGCCCAGAACGGCCGCGGCCAGAACGTTGTTGTGCATGGACCGACTCCGGTAGCGCGCCTGCAACCGGTCAGCGGTAGATCGGGTCTCGAACCACCACGCCGCGCTCGGCGAGAAAACCCTTGGCCTGTTGAATAGTATAGGTGCCGAAATGGAAGATCGAGGCCGCCAGTACCGCGTCGGCTGCGCCGATCTCGAGACCGTCGTGCAGATCCTCGAGGCTGCCGACACCGCCCGAGGCGATGACCGGTACATCGACCGCGTTGGAGATCGCCCGGGTCAGCTTGAGATCGAAGCCGGATTTGGTACCGTCCTTGTCCATGCTGGTCAGCAGCACTTCGCCGGCGCCCAGCCCGACGAGCTTGCGGGCCCATTCGATGGCATCGATACCGGTGGACTTGCGTCCGCCGTGGGTGAATATCTCCCAGCGCGGCGGTTCGTTCTTCTTGGCCACGTTCTTGGCGTCCAGGGCGACCACGATGCACTGAGATCCGTAGCGATAGGCGGCTTCACGTACGAAATCGGGGTTGGAGATCGCCGCGGTGTTGATCGAGACCTTGTCGGCACCGGCCGACAGCAGTCGGCGTACATCCGGCAAGGATCGCACGCCGCCGCCCACGGTCAGGGGAATGAACACTTCGCCGGCGACGCGCTCGACCACGTCCATCAGCGTACCGCGATCCTCGTGGCTGGCACTGATGTCCAGAAACACCAGTTCGTCGGCGCCCTGTTGATCGTAGCGCCGCGCGATCTCCACCGGATCGCCGGCATCCTTGATCTCCAGGAACTTGACGCCCTTGACGACGCGGCCCTTGTCGATATCCAGGCAGGGGATGATGCGTTTGGCCAGGCTCACGCCGAGCCTCCGCTGCGCTGCTGGCGATAGTTGACCAGCTGGCGTGCCGCGGCGAGGTCTATCGTGCCCTCGTAGAGCGCGCGGCCGATGACCGCGCCGGCCACGCCGTCGCTGACGGCGCCGAGCAGGGCTTCGATATCGTCGATGTTGGTCACCCCGCCCGAGGCGATGACCGGAATGGTCAGTTCCGCAGCCAGGGCACGGCTGGCCTGCACGTTCACGCCCTGCATCATGCCGTCGCGGCTAATGTCGGTATGGATGATCGCGACCACGCCGTCGGCCTCGAACTGCTGGGCCAGGTCAGCCACCGTGTGGTTGGACAGCTTGGACCAGCCGTCGGTGGCGACCATGCCGTCGCGCGCATCCAGACCGACGATGATCCGCCCGGGAAATTCGACGCCCACGTCGGCCACGAAATGCGGCTCCGAGACCGCCCGCGTACCGAGAATGACGAACTCGACGCCGCGCTCCAGATACGTCTCGATAGCGGCTTCGTCGCGGATGCCGCCGCCGACCTGAACCGGAATCCGGCCGGCCGCGGCCACGATCTCGCCGATCACCCGGTCGTTGACGGGGTAGCCAGCCTTGGCGCCGTCGAGATCGACCACATGGATCCGGTCGGCGCCGGCTTCACACCAGCGCCGGGCCACCGCCACCGGGTCGTCGTCGAACACGGTGACGTTCTTGTCCATATCGCCCTGGCGCAGGCGTACGCACTGGCCGTTCTTGATATCGATCGCGGGGATAAGTAGCACGCCGGAATTCCTCGTCTACGGCTGGGATGAATGAGACATGCGATATGCGCAGGTCGAATGGGTCAGGCGCTGCCGTCCCATTCCAGGAAGTTGGCCAGCAGTTGCAGCCCTGCCGACTGACTCTTCTCAGGATGGAACTGCACGGCAAATACGTTCTCGCGCAGGATCACCGACGCAAAGCGGACGCCGTAATCGGTCGTGCCGGCGATATGACGCTCGTCCTCGGGCACGACGTGATAGCTGTGCACGAAATAGAACCAGCTCGCCGGGGCGATGTCTTTCCACAGCGGGTGATGCCGCTCCTGGCGTACCTGGTTCCAGCCCATGTGGGGAATCTTGCGGCGTACGCCGTCGGGCTGCTCGTCGGGGCGGGCGAAACGCACCGTATCGCCGGGGAATGCGCCCAGGCAGGCCACGCCGCCGGATTCCTCCGAATGCGCCATCAAGGCTTCGATACCCAGGCAGACGCCCATCAAGGGTTTGCTGCCGAGCTGCGAGCGGATCATGTCGTCGAGCTCGAGCCGATGCAGTTCTTCCATGCAATGGCCGATCGCGCCGACGCCCGGCAGTACCAGACGGTCCATCTTGGCGAGCGCATCCGGGTCGAAGCTGACCTCGATCTGCTCGTCCGAGGCGACATAGCGCAGGGCCTTGGCAATCGAGTGCAGATTGCCCATTCCGTAATCGATGATACCGACGGTTGCCATAAGCTCGCTTGAAAGGTTTTAGAGACTGCCCTTGGTCGACGGCATGGCCTGTCCGGCGCGCTCGTCGGCCGACACGGCCATGCGCAGCGCGCGTCCGAAGGCCTTGAAAAGCGTTTCGGCCACATGATGGGCGTTGGCGCCCTTGATTGCGTCCATGTGCAGGGTCAGCGCCCCGGCGCTGGCCAGGCCCTGGAAGAACTCGCGTACGAGCTCGACATCGAAGGTGCCGATCTTGTCGCGGGTGAATTGGGCATCGAAGAACAGGCCCGGCCGGCCCGACAGGTCTACCACCACCCGCGACAATGCTTCGTCGAGCGGCACATAGGCATGTCCATAACGCACCAGCCCGCGCTTGTCGCCCACGGCTTCGCGCAGCGCCTGGCCCAGGCAGATGCCCACATCCTCGACCGTGTGATGATCGTCGATATGCAGATCGCCGACCGCGGCCACGTCGAGATCGATCAGCCCATGACGGGCGATCTGATGCAGCATGTGGTCGAAAAACCCCACGCCGGTGTCGGCCTTGAACACGCCTTCGCCGTCCAGGTCGACGGTGACCCGGATATCGGTTTCGGCGGTCTGGCGTGCGATGGTCGCGCGTCGTGCCTTCATGGGCCTGAAATAAGCTCTGGAACACTCCGGAACGCGGGATAATACGCCCATTGCATGGGCAACGCGAACGCATCGACGGCCGTGCCGGCCGCACCGCATGCGACTAGCTCTGCAGCCAGAATGTGACCGGTCCGTCGTTGATGAGCCCGACTTGCATGTCGGCGCCGAACAGACCCTGGGCCACCGGCCTGTGGGTGGTGCGCAACGCGGTGACGAATACATCGAACAACGGGGCGGCGCGATCAGGCGGGCAGGCGGAGGAAAAACCGGGCCGGGTGCCACGACGTGTGTCCGCGGCCAGCGTGAACTGAGGTACGGCCAACACGGCCAGACCGGCATCGATTGCGCTGCGGTTCATGCGTCCACTGGCATCGGCGAACACGCGATAGCCCAGGACCCGCTCGGCCAGTCGTTCGGCGCGGGCGGGCGTGTCGTCGGGTACGGCGGCCACGAATACGAGCAGCCCGGCGCCGATCGCGGCCTGTTCCTGATCGTCGATGGTCACCGAGGCGCGTGTGACGCGCTGGAGCAGCGCGATCACGACGCGTGATCGACGCCGCTGCCCTGTTCCACGCAGTTCGGGGGCCACCGCCGATGCTGGCGCAACAGGCGC
Encoded here:
- the hisB gene encoding imidazoleglycerol-phosphate dehydratase HisB, which encodes MKARRATIARQTAETDIRVTVDLDGEGVFKADTGVGFFDHMLHQIARHGLIDLDVAAVGDLHIDDHHTVEDVGICLGQALREAVGDKRGLVRYGHAYVPLDEALSRVVVDLSGRPGLFFDAQFTRDKIGTFDVELVREFFQGLASAGALTLHMDAIKGANAHHVAETLFKAFGRALRMAVSADERAGQAMPSTKGSL
- the hisF gene encoding imidazole glycerol phosphate synthase subunit HisF gives rise to the protein MSLAKRIIPCLDIDKGRVVKGVKFLEIKDAGDPVEIARRYDQQGADELVFLDISASHEDRGTLMDVVERVAGEVFIPLTVGGGVRSLPDVRRLLSAGADKVSINTAAISNPDFVREAAYRYGSQCIVVALDAKNVAKKNEPPRWEIFTHGGRKSTGIDAIEWARKLVGLGAGEVLLTSMDKDGTKSGFDLKLTRAISNAVDVPVIASGGVGSLEDLHDGLEIGAADAVLAASIFHFGTYTIQQAKGFLAERGVVVRDPIYR
- a CDS encoding SIMPL domain-containing protein (The SIMPL domain is named for its presence in mouse protein SIMPL (signalling molecule that associates with mouse pelle-like kinase). Bacterial member BP26, from Brucella, was shown to assemble into a channel-like structure, while YggE from E. coli has been associated with resistance to oxidative stress.), which gives rise to MHNNVLAAAVLGLFVAVGLVLGGSYLNSAAVSWKSADRTVTVKGLAERQVPADLALWPLHFTVTGNDLNSVQRQVDTQAAVIRAFLRDAGFDAQEVSLTSPQVTDQYANNYGNQRPEDRYSAEATVLVRTAKISAVKNAMPRVGSLIAQGVLLSPNYNYRTEFLFTGLEAIKPDMIAAATADARAAARQFAEDSGSDVGQIRSATQGYFSIEDLDSYTPDVKKVRVVTTIDYALDD
- a CDS encoding type 1 glutamine amidotransferase domain-containing protein — encoded protein: MSDELKGKKIAFLATNGFEYSELTQPWDEIKAAGADVELISLESGKIQGESGGEPKGDPKPVDKTVDQVSAGDYNALVLPGGLANPDTLRTNDKAVSFVRDFFAQHKPVGAICHAPWVLIEADVVNGRTLTSFPSVQTDLKNAGATWVDREVVCDEALVTSRTPDDLDAFCAKMIEEIAEGKHEEQTT
- the hisA gene encoding 1-(5-phosphoribosyl)-5-[(5-phosphoribosylamino)methylideneamino]imidazole-4-carboxamide isomerase encodes the protein MLLIPAIDIKNGQCVRLRQGDMDKNVTVFDDDPVAVARRWCEAGADRIHVVDLDGAKAGYPVNDRVIGEIVAAAGRIPVQVGGGIRDEAAIETYLERGVEFVILGTRAVSEPHFVADVGVEFPGRIIVGLDARDGMVATDGWSKLSNHTVADLAQQFEADGVVAIIHTDISRDGMMQGVNVQASRALAAELTIPVIASGGVTNIDDIEALLGAVSDGVAGAVIGRALYEGTIDLAAARQLVNYRQQRSGGSA
- the hisH gene encoding imidazole glycerol phosphate synthase subunit HisH translates to MATVGIIDYGMGNLHSIAKALRYVASDEQIEVSFDPDALAKMDRLVLPGVGAIGHCMEELHRLELDDMIRSQLGSKPLMGVCLGIEALMAHSEESGGVACLGAFPGDTVRFARPDEQPDGVRRKIPHMGWNQVRQERHHPLWKDIAPASWFYFVHSYHVVPEDERHIAGTTDYGVRFASVILRENVFAVQFHPEKSQSAGLQLLANFLEWDGSA
- the dtd gene encoding D-aminoacyl-tRNA deacylase; amino-acid sequence: MIALLQRVTRASVTIDDQEQAAIGAGLLVFVAAVPDDTPARAERLAERVLGYRVFADASGRMNRSAIDAGLAVLAVPQFTLAADTRRGTRPGFSSACPPDRAAPLFDVFVTALRTTHRPVAQGLFGADMQVGLINDGPVTFWLQS